Genomic window (Streptomyces sp. NBC_01431):
GTCGCACCGCCTCCCTCGCCGAGCTGACGGCCACCCTCCAGGACGCCTGTGACGGCCAGGCCGTAGGCGTAGCCGTCCTCACCGGCCTGGCCGGAGTCGGCAAGAGCGCCCTGGCCGTACGCGCCGGGCACCTGATGCGCGCCGCGTTCCCCGACGGCCAGCTGTACGTCGACCTGCGCGGCCACGACCCCGAGCCCGCCGACAGCGCCGCCGTCCTCGCCCAGCTGCTGCGCTCCCTCGGGGTCGGCGAGGGCGCCGTACCCGAGGACGCCGGACAGCGCGCGGCGCTGTACCGCTCGCTGCTCGCCGGCCGGCGCGTCCTGGTCCTGCTCGACAACGCGCACGACACCGCGCAGGTCCGCCCGCTGCTGCCCGGCGCCCCGGGCAGCGCGGTCCTCATCACCAGCCGGACCCGGATCGTGGGCCTGCCCGGGGCGCGGCTCGTGGACGTCGAGGCGCTGTCCGAGCAGGACGCCCTGACCATGCTGGAAGCGATCGCGGGCAGCGAACGGGTGCGGGCCGAGCCGGGGGAGGCCCGTCAACTGGTGGGCGCCTGCGGTCGGTTGCCGCTCGCCGTACGCATCGCGGCGATGCGCCTGGCCGCCCGCCCCGACTGGGCGGTGGCCGATCTGCTCGCCCGGCTGCGCAGCGAGCGCCGCCGCCTGGACGAGCTGGAGGCCGACGGGCTCGGCGTGGACGCCGCCTTCCGGCTCAGCTACGAGGGCCTCGCCGCGCCGGCCGCGCGCGCCTTCCGCCTCGCGTCCGCCGCCGACGTGCCGGTCTTCGGCCGGGACACCACGGCCGCGCTGCTCGGCGTCGACGAGTACACCGCCGAGAGCGCCCTGGAGGCACTCGTCGACGCCGGTCTCATCGAGGCGTACGGCGTGGACCGCTACCGCTTCCACGACCTGGTGCGGATCTTCGCGCGGCGGATGCTGGAGCGTTCCCCCGACGCCGCCGAACGGCCCGCCGCCCAGCGCAGGCTCCTGGACCACGTGCTCGCCGGGGTGCTGAACGCGCTGCGCTGCCTGCAACCGCTCAGCGGCGTACCCGATCAGCTGCACGCGCCGCGGGCGGCGGGACACCGCCCGGCCGACGCCGCCGACGCCCGCGACTGGCTGCGGGAGTCGCACGAGCTGATCCGGGCCACCGTCGAGCAGGCGCTCGGCAAGGGCCCCTGGGGCGACCTGGGCGAGCAGGCACTGCGGCCCGCCGTGGACCTCCTCACCGGTTGGGCCCAGCTGATCCGCGGCACCGCCCACCGCCGCGAACTCCAGGGCCCGGCCCGCCTGGCCCTGTCGGCGGCGCACCGCCACGGTGACGCGCGGGCCGCGGGCCGGGCGCTGCGCCTGATCGCCGTCGTACCGCAGCAGGGCGCCGACACCTACCCGCGCACCGAACGCACCCTGCGCCAGGCGCTCAGGTACGCCGCGCTGGCCGGTGACCCGCTGACCGAGTCGGAGGCGGCGCACGAACTCGCCATGATCCTGGGCGTGATGGGCCGCCCCGCCGAAGCGCTCCCCCTGTTCGAGCAGGCGTACGCGCGCTTCACCGAACTGGACAGTTCCGGCGACGCGGTGCGCGTCCTCGCCCATGTGGTGCGCACCCACATGCTGCTCGGCCAGAAGGAGCGCGCCGAGGCGGCGGCCGATGAAGTGCTGCGCAGGGCAAGGGAGTTGGAGGACCGGGGTACGCTCGGTCATGTGCTGTACCAGATCGGCTGCGCGCTGCTCGCGGGCGGCCGTCCGGTGCGGGCCGCGGCTCATCTGCGCGAGTCGCGCCAGCACCACCAGTGGAGCGGCGACCTTCGCTGGGAGGCGCTGGCCTGGGCGCGGCTCGCGCACTGCGCGCTGGCCCGGGAGCGGCCGAGCGAGGCGGCGGCCTGTGCGACACAGGCCCTGTCCATCGAGGGCGACCTCGGGGACCCGTTCTGCCGGGGCATCGCGCTCGCCGCGCGCGGCCGGGCCCTGCTCGCGCTGGGCGAGACGCCGACGCTGTCCGCGCTGGCCTCGCTGCGCACCGCGCACCGGCTGCTCAGCGCGCGCGGCGCGGCGGAGGCCGACGAGTTGACCTCGCTGCTGTGGACCGGCCCGCACACGGTGCCCCGGCAGTCGACCGGCCCATCGGCCAGCCAGGTCGGCGAGGCCACGAGTGCAGCGAGGGCTGCCCTCTGACAAAGCCTTTCGGGCACGGTGACGTCCGGCGCGCCCCCTAGCCTTTCGCTCATGACCATGTGGACGTCTCTGGACCCGGCCGCTGTCGCCGTCGATCCCGGTGGGCGGGCCACCGCGCGGCTGCGCGTCCGGAACACCGGTGACACGGTCGAGGAATACGGCCTGTCGGTGGTCGGCACTCCCGCGGGCTGGGCCCGTGTCGAGCCCGACACCCTGCGCCTCTACCCCGGCAGCGAGGGCACAGCGGAGATCTCCTTCGCGCCGCCCCGCTCCCCCGACGCCCTGGCGGGCCCGGCCCCGTACGGCGTCCGCGTGGAGCCCCGCGAGCACCCCGAGCTGCGGGACGTCCTTGAGGGACAGGTCACCGTCGCGCCCTTCACCGAGGTACGCGCGGAACTGCTGCCGTCCAGCCTGGTCGGCCGGTTCCGCGGTCGGTCCGCCGTCGCCGTGGACAACGTCGGCAACACCCCGCTCACGGCCTCGCTGACCGTACGCGACGAGACCAACCGGCTCACTTACGAGATGACGCCCAACTCGGTCCAAGTGGCGCCGGGGCGCGCCGCGTTCGCGAAGGTGGTCATCCGGCCGCAGCAGGTCCGCTGGACCGGCTCCGCCGAGCAGCACCGCCTGACCCTGGCCGTGCGCCGCTCCGGCGACGACCGGGGCCTGGAACTCGGCGGCACCTTCGACCAGCGGCCGGTGCTGCCGCGCTGGCTGCTCGCCGTGGGCAGCGTCCTGGTGGCGGCCGCGGTCGCGTTCGTCGCGCTGTGGCTGGGTTTCCAGCCCAAGGTGAACACCGCGACCGGCGAGACGCAGCCGGGGGCGAGCGCCCAGCCGGTTCCGCAGGGCGCCGAGTCCCCGCTGCCCTCGGCACCTCCGACCCAGGCGTCGCCGCCGCCGGGCGCCCAGAACCCGCCCGGTGGCAGCAGTGGTGGTGCCGGCGGTGGCGGTGGTGGCGGCGACGACAACAGCTCCGCGCCCGGCGGCGGTCCGCCGGTGATCCCCGCGCCGCCCAAGCAGCCGCCCGCGAACGCGAACGCCAAGCCGGGGCCGCCCTGGAGGATGGGCTACAAGCCGGACGAGATCGTCACGTTCGCCCAGTACCGCCTGGCCACGCTCAACAACGTCTGCGAGCTGAAGCCCGGCTGGACCGCCGGCGTCATCGACAAGCTCACGGACACCTCGCTGCGCTGCTATCAGGAACACGTCATGCGGGACCAGAAGAGCAGCCGCGAACTGACGAAGACCGACCCGATCGGCACCCTGGGCCGGGCCACCCTGACCTCGCTGTGGGCGCAGGGCATCCGGCCGGACGACGTGAAGAGCGGCGCCAAGAACTACCAGGTGACGCAGTTGGCCGCGTCGTTCTGGTGGGCCTCGCAGGCTGTCATCTCGACCCAGGACCTGACCTACGACCGCGGCTACGCCCGCACCGGCATCGAGTACTTCAAGAGCGGCCAGAAGAACGGCCAGGTAACGGTGTCGGACGACAAGATCAAGGGCTGGATCAAGCAGTACCAGCAGGAGGTCGGCCTCCCGGCGACCGGCACGGCCGACGCGGCGACGATCGGCAAGCTGGTCGGCGGCTCGGTCAACGGACCCGGACAGCCGGGCCGTTAGCGCGGACGTTAGCGGGCGTTAGGCATCGGCTGCGCCCCCGAAAAAGCTCCCGGGCGGCTGTTCCCCCACAGTCGCCCGGGTCAGGCCTCCCGGTGATCCCGGGCCGGCCACCGGCCGCCCGCGACCCGGTCACCCCGGAGCCGCGACCGCGGCCGACGGGGCCCGGCCACCCCGGGCCCCGGCCGCTCAAACGTCCGGACGGTCGTCCCCCGCGACCGTCCGGATCCGGCCACCGCCACCGGGCCGGGCCATCCGCGCATGGCCGTCAGGGCACCGACAGCTGCCCTCGGGACTGCCCTTCGCGGCGCTGTACGGGCCCCCGTGCTGCCACTTGACTCATGGGGTGAGTATGTGGACATCTCTGGAACCCCCCGCGACCAGCGTCGCCCCCGGGGACAGCACCGTCGTACGGCTTCGGGTGCGCAATACGGGGGACACCGTCGAGGAGTACCGGCTCTCGCCGGCCGGGGAGGCCGCCGGCTGGGCGCGGGTGGAACCGGACGTGCTGCGGATCTACCCCGGGGCCGAGGGCACGGCCGAGGTCACTTTCGCGCCACCGCGCACCTCGGACGCCGTGGCGGGCCCGGTGCCGTTCGGCATCCGGGTCGAGCCGCGCGAACACCCCCAGGCGGGCGATGTCGCCGAGGGCCGGCTCACCATCGGCCCGTTCACCGAGCTCCGCGCCGAACTGGTGCCGCGCACCCTGCGCGGCCGCCGGCGCGCCCGGGGCCGAGTGGCCATCGACAACCTCGGCAACCAGCCGCTCACCGCGTCCTTCTCCACCCGGGACAACGGCGACGCCTTCGGGGTCGACGTCAACCCGGGCGCGGTCCAGGCCGCCCCGGGCCGGGCCGGTTTCGCCGAACTCCAGCTCACCGCCGCCAAGATCAGCTGGTTCGGCCCCTCGCGTGAGCGCCCCTTCTCCGTGCAGGTGTCGCGGGCCGGGGCGGCCGCCCCGGAGGAGCTGCGCGGCACTTATGTACAGCCGTCGGTGTTCCCCCGCTGGGTCCTGGCGGTCGGCTCCCTCCTGGTGGCGCTCGCCGTGACGTTCGCGCTGATCTGGTTCAAGCAGGCCCCGGGGGTGACGAGCCAGGCGAGCGAGAAGGCGCCCTCCAAGGAGGAGCCGCTGCCGCAGGGCAAGGCGAGCG
Coding sequences:
- a CDS encoding hydrolase — encoded protein: MWTSLEPPATSVAPGDSTVVRLRVRNTGDTVEEYRLSPAGEAAGWARVEPDVLRIYPGAEGTAEVTFAPPRTSDAVAGPVPFGIRVEPREHPQAGDVAEGRLTIGPFTELRAELVPRTLRGRRRARGRVAIDNLGNQPLTASFSTRDNGDAFGVDVNPGAVQAAPGRAGFAELQLTAAKISWFGPSRERPFSVQVSRAGAAAPEELRGTYVQPSVFPRWVLAVGSLLVALAVTFALIWFKQAPGVTSQASEKAPSKEEPLPQGKASALPAAPPPPSPSASAKAPDAPPPPAGDAPKPNKPAGGGGPKPPTYDPGKLVRIQSGLGKYMTTATDQKPEGRYVYSWAEIRNQPTWDQYWYVHPLPNNEFAFSSSTESWAVADNTKEGNQIQMWGASGGLPSLSNGQMTSNQKWAIQPIDGADGFVRLVSKDDGWCLSDLSPNDKVMQVTEVRPCGALPADQQRWKIVP
- a CDS encoding COG1470 family protein — protein: MTMWTSLDPAAVAVDPGGRATARLRVRNTGDTVEEYGLSVVGTPAGWARVEPDTLRLYPGSEGTAEISFAPPRSPDALAGPAPYGVRVEPREHPELRDVLEGQVTVAPFTEVRAELLPSSLVGRFRGRSAVAVDNVGNTPLTASLTVRDETNRLTYEMTPNSVQVAPGRAAFAKVVIRPQQVRWTGSAEQHRLTLAVRRSGDDRGLELGGTFDQRPVLPRWLLAVGSVLVAAAVAFVALWLGFQPKVNTATGETQPGASAQPVPQGAESPLPSAPPTQASPPPGAQNPPGGSSGGAGGGGGGGDDNSSAPGGGPPVIPAPPKQPPANANAKPGPPWRMGYKPDEIVTFAQYRLATLNNVCELKPGWTAGVIDKLTDTSLRCYQEHVMRDQKSSRELTKTDPIGTLGRATLTSLWAQGIRPDDVKSGAKNYQVTQLAASFWWASQAVISTQDLTYDRGYARTGIEYFKSGQKNGQVTVSDDKIKGWIKQYQQEVGLPATGTADAATIGKLVGGSVNGPGQPGR
- a CDS encoding AfsR/SARP family transcriptional regulator translates to MAESGGTGESGITGTLRFRMLGPVEGELDGRPLLLGPPQQRALLAVLLLREGRAVSMPELLDAIWGDRLPPRGVGTLRTYVSRLRTLFEPGRPARTPARLLVSADDGYALRVPSEALDTAVFEARLAEAARLRGAGDTEGAHRELTAALALWGGSPLAGLPGPHAERQRDRLTELWLSAREDHFHCDLALDRHAATIAPLRAFAAEHPLRERAQALLMLALHRAGRQADAFAVYDATRRTLDAELGVPPGPELTALHTRLVSRPLVAPSAPVVGESSAGRADSPPVERSRDLGQEWARRTPDAAPPAPAVPAAPAVPAPDAPAQLPSDTPDFTGRTASLAELTATLQDACDGQAVGVAVLTGLAGVGKSALAVRAGHLMRAAFPDGQLYVDLRGHDPEPADSAAVLAQLLRSLGVGEGAVPEDAGQRAALYRSLLAGRRVLVLLDNAHDTAQVRPLLPGAPGSAVLITSRTRIVGLPGARLVDVEALSEQDALTMLEAIAGSERVRAEPGEARQLVGACGRLPLAVRIAAMRLAARPDWAVADLLARLRSERRRLDELEADGLGVDAAFRLSYEGLAAPAARAFRLASAADVPVFGRDTTAALLGVDEYTAESALEALVDAGLIEAYGVDRYRFHDLVRIFARRMLERSPDAAERPAAQRRLLDHVLAGVLNALRCLQPLSGVPDQLHAPRAAGHRPADAADARDWLRESHELIRATVEQALGKGPWGDLGEQALRPAVDLLTGWAQLIRGTAHRRELQGPARLALSAAHRHGDARAAGRALRLIAVVPQQGADTYPRTERTLRQALRYAALAGDPLTESEAAHELAMILGVMGRPAEALPLFEQAYARFTELDSSGDAVRVLAHVVRTHMLLGQKERAEAAADEVLRRARELEDRGTLGHVLYQIGCALLAGGRPVRAAAHLRESRQHHQWSGDLRWEALAWARLAHCALARERPSEAAACATQALSIEGDLGDPFCRGIALAARGRALLALGETPTLSALASLRTAHRLLSARGAAEADELTSLLWTGPHTVPRQSTGPSASQVGEATSAARAAL